A window of Phenylobacterium sp. NIBR 498073 genomic DNA:
TACCTGATCCAGATCGGCGTGCTGGCTCTGCTCGGCGTCGCCATCGGCCTGGCGGTCGGGGCGGCCGCGCCGTTCCTGTTGGCCGGACTGATCCCCGACGACCTGACCGTTCCGGCGCTGTTCGCCGTCTATCCCGAGCCGCTGTTGCGCGCCGGCGCCTTCGGCCTGCTGTCGGCTGCCGCCTTCGCCTTGGCGCCGCTGGCGCGGGCCCGCGCCACGCCGCCGGCCAGCCTGTTCCGCCGCGACACCCGTGGGCGGCTGGGGCTCAGCGTCGAAACGGTCGGCGCGGCGCTCGCCGCCGTGGCCCTCGGGGTGCTCTCAGTGGCGACAGCCCCGACCCCGCTGGCCGCGGGGCTGATGATCGGCGGGGTGGCCGCGTCCTTCGTACTGCTCTGGGGGCTGGGGTTGCTGGCCGCGCATCTGGCCGGACGTCTGCGAGGGCGGACGCATGGCGCGGTGCGGATGGGCCTGGCCAATCTGGCGGGGCCGCGCTCGGCCGCCCGCACCGCAGCCCCGGCCATCGGTCTCGGCGTCGGCTTATTGGCGGCGGTGGTGCTGATCCAGTCGAGCCTGCTGCGCCAGGTCGCCGAGGTCGCGCCCAAGACCGCACCGGCCATCGTCTTCACCGAGATCCCAGGCGCCGAGGCGGCCCGCTTCGACCAGACCGTGCAGACCGCCTTTGGCCAGAAGCTGAACGCCGACAATTACTTGCGTGCGCCCTTTCTCACCGGCCGCATCGTCCGCATCAAGGGCGAGGCGGTCGACCGCAAGGCCATCGCCGAGCGCGAGCGCTGGGCCTATGACAACGACATCTCGATCTCGGCCATTGGGCCGCAGCCGGCCGACCCACAGATCGTCGAAGGCCGTTGGTGGCCGGCGAACTATGCGGGCCCGCCGCTGCTGGCCATGGAGGTCGACGCCGCCCGCGCCGGGGGCCTGAAGGTCGGTGACGAGGTCACCCTGTCGGTGCTCGGCCGCGAGATCGAGGCCAGGATCGCGGTGCTGCGCAAAGTCGATGTCGGCGGCTTCGGGGCCAGCTTCCCGCTGATCCTCACGCCCTCGACCCTGGAAGGCGCCGAACTGCGCCATGTGGCGATCGCCAAGGCCGGCAAGGACCAGGAGGCCCGCGTCACCCGCGCCCTGGGCGCCGAATTCCCGGAAGTGAACGTCATTTCGGTCCGCGAGCAACTGGAGGCGGCGACCGAGCTCTTCGACCGGCTGGTGCTGGCGATCCGCAGCGCCGCGGCGGTCGCGGCTCTGGCCGGCCTCTTGGTGCTGACCGGGGCCATCGCCGCCCGCGCCCAGGCTCGCACGCGCGAGGCCTCGATCCTGAAGGTGCTGGGCGCGACCCGGCTGCAGGTGCTGGGCGCCTATGTGCTGGAATACGGCGCGGTCGGGCTGATCGCCGGGGTCACCGGGGTCGGCCTCGGGGCTTTGGCCGCCTGGCCCGTCGTGACCCAGGTGTTCAAGGCCGACTGGGCGGTGGACTGGTCGGGGGTGGCGGCTCTGGTGCTGGGCGCGGCGCTGCTGGCGGCGCTGGGCGGGCTGCTGGCCTCGCTCCACGCCCTGGCCAAGCGGCCGGCGGCGGCGTTGCGTGCGGAATGAAAACAGAGTGAACGGGCTTTAAGGATCTGGTCACCGACGCAGGGCCTACTCCGTGTTCATGAGGTCCGCCCGTTCCACCGCTGCTTTTGATCACGGCGCCGCGCTACGCGTGCCGCCGGCCGCCGACACCCGTAGCTGGCACAAGCTTTGGGCTTGGCTGGGCGATGACGCCCAGGCCATGACCGAAGCCGGCGCCGTCCAGGTATGCACCCCCGAAGGCTGGGCGATCGCCCAGGCGGGCGACTGGATCGTGCTGTCGGTCAGCGGCGATTTTCACGTGGCTCACAGCGGCCGGACCTGGGACGCCTGACAAAAGGAAGGCCGCCCGTCGCGGGACGGGCGGCCCAGTTCCACCACTATTCGGTAGCTTGCCGCCTAGGCGGCGTAGGCCAGTCGGCGGCGCGAGCTGCGGACCATGGAGCCGACGGCGCCGAAGCCGATGATCATCATCGCCCAGGTGGACGGTTCGGGAACCGCCGACTGCACAAGCTTGATGCTGGCCATCATGTTGATCGAGTTGTCCTTGCGCTCCTTGGTCCAGAAGTCGGTGACCGGGGTCTTGCCGTCCATGAAGCCGGCGAAGTCGAGGGCGTAGAGGTTGCCGCCGACGTTGAAGGTGTCGGAGGTGCTCAGGAAATTGACCTGGACGCGGTCGGCGCAGCCGTTGGCGTTGATGCTGGCGCTTTCCTTCAGGCCGTTGGCGCAGGTGCCGTTGTAGCCGGGGACGTTGTTGGGCGTTTCGAGGTGGTTGAAGACGTAGTTGAAGGTCTTCACGCCCTGGTCGATGCCGTCGATGATGATCTTGGTGCTGATCGCCAGCTTGATCGAGGTGATCGAGTTTCCGTTGATCGGCCAGTTGTTGTGGGTGAATTCACCGATCTCGAACGGGCCGTAGCTGCCGGGGCTGGTGATGTTGACGTTGATCGGCGAGGCGCCGTCGAACGTGTAGGCGCTCTTGCCGTAGCCGGTGGAGGTGCCCCACGAAGCCTTGGCGTAGCCGGTGCCGTTGCCCGAATAGTTGACCGAAGCCCCGGTCGGGCTCGACCAGGTCCCCTTGATGTCGGTGAAGACCACGGTGCCGGCGTTGGCGGCGGTGGTGATCGACAGGCCGGCAGTAAGCGCGACCACAAAGCCCTTGAAGTTCATGTTCAGCCCCCAGTGTGCGGAACGCTGGTGCGTCCCAAATTGAAATTCGATGAGGGGGCTCACGCAAGCTCGGCGCCACTAGGGGGCGAGCTTGTCGTTTTTGGAGGGAATTTTGTCGTTCCGCGGCCACGCGGCCGGGCGCTACCTAGTCGGCGCGCCGCGTTGGGAGAGCGAGATGCTGTTGCTGAAGCCGAACTGCGAATGCTGCGACCGCGACCTGCCGCCGGACTCGGCGCAGGCGCGCATCTGTTCGTTCGAGTGCACCTTCTGCGCGGACTGCGCCGACGGCGTGTTGAATGGAGCCTGTCCTAACTGCGGCGGAAGCTTCGCCCCGCGGCCGATCCGGCCCGCCGCGGCGTTGGCGCGGTTCCCGGCCTCGACCGAGCGCGTCGTCGGTGCGGCGGCGCCTTGTGTCGAGAAGCGTTCGGCCGCCTGAGATCAGGCTGCGCGCAGCGCTTCCCAGGCCTTCTGGACA
This region includes:
- a CDS encoding FtsX-like permease family protein, translated to MLALRFAARELRSGVSGFRIFLACLALGVAAIAAAGSTAEAFRQGLASQAREILGGDMAITVEQRRFTPAERAAIEKAGKTSWAVGSRAMAQAPDGQRRLVELRGVSDAYPLAGQVTLEDGGDFHRAIAPAPDGTAGAVVERVLLERLNLKIGDRILVGELPVVVRGVLVQEPDRLSRGFALGPRVLLRRQAVEAGGFLQPGLPFLETARIALPADVTPAQARKALRQETKDRDVRIRDRDDAAPGIRWLIDQLEYFLGFIGLASLVAGGLGVFGAVTAFLEERKPSIAVLKALGAEGRFIRGLYLIQIGVLALLGVAIGLAVGAAAPFLLAGLIPDDLTVPALFAVYPEPLLRAGAFGLLSAAAFALAPLARARATPPASLFRRDTRGRLGLSVETVGAALAAVALGVLSVATAPTPLAAGLMIGGVAASFVLLWGLGLLAAHLAGRLRGRTHGAVRMGLANLAGPRSAARTAAPAIGLGVGLLAAVVLIQSSLLRQVAEVAPKTAPAIVFTEIPGAEAARFDQTVQTAFGQKLNADNYLRAPFLTGRIVRIKGEAVDRKAIAERERWAYDNDISISAIGPQPADPQIVEGRWWPANYAGPPLLAMEVDAARAGGLKVGDEVTLSVLGREIEARIAVLRKVDVGGFGASFPLILTPSTLEGAELRHVAIAKAGKDQEARVTRALGAEFPEVNVISVREQLEAATELFDRLVLAIRSAAAVAALAGLLVLTGAIAARAQARTREASILKVLGATRLQVLGAYVLEYGAVGLIAGVTGVGLGALAAWPVVTQVFKADWAVDWSGVAALVLGAALLAALGGLLASLHALAKRPAAALRAE
- a CDS encoding THxN family PEP-CTERM protein — protein: MNFKGFVVALTAGLSITTAANAGTVVFTDIKGTWSSPTGASVNYSGNGTGYAKASWGTSTGYGKSAYTFDGASPINVNITSPGSYGPFEIGEFTHNNWPINGNSITSIKLAISTKIIIDGIDQGVKTFNYVFNHLETPNNVPGYNGTCANGLKESASINANGCADRVQVNFLSTSDTFNVGGNLYALDFAGFMDGKTPVTDFWTKERKDNSINMMASIKLVQSAVPEPSTWAMMIIGFGAVGSMVRSSRRRLAYAA
- a CDS encoding DUF1272 domain-containing protein, whose translation is MLLLKPNCECCDRDLPPDSAQARICSFECTFCADCADGVLNGACPNCGGSFAPRPIRPAAALARFPASTERVVGAAAPCVEKRSAA